A region from the Benincasa hispida cultivar B227 chromosome 8, ASM972705v1, whole genome shotgun sequence genome encodes:
- the LOC120083636 gene encoding miraculin-like, with translation MKNFALLSFLFIVIVSSEVRFCRADVSPDAVLDTDGKKLRSSDQYYILSVYSRNSGGLSIGSIQQGKEKCPINILPESYEYLHGLAATFFPINPKKGVVRVSTDLNIQFEASTRCGESTVWKIGKFDQYLKQYFVTIGGVKGNPGRETVGNWFKIEKYGNNYKLVHCPTVCKYCKVICKDVGIFYKNGKRVLALNDSPFPVMFKKV, from the coding sequence atgaaaaactttgCATTACTGAGTTTTCTTTTCATTGTCATCGTCTCTTCTGAGGTACGTTTCTGCAGAGCCGACGTCTCACCGGATGCCGTCCTTGACACCGACGGAAAGAAGCTCCGATCAAGCGATCAATACTACATCCTCTCAGTTTACAGCAGAAACAGCGGCGGATTAAGCATAGGCAGTATCCaacaaggaaaagaaaaatgtcCAATCAACATCCTCCCAGAATCTTACGAATATTTACACGGTCTTGCGGCGACATTTTTCCCCATAAACCCTAAAAAAGGTGTGGTCCGAGTTTCCACTGATTTGAACATCCAATTCGAGGCGAGCACGAGATGCGGCGAATCGACGGTATGGAAAATAGGCAAATTCGATCAATATTTGAAGCAGTATTTTGTGACGATCGGCGGAGTGAAAGGGAATCCAGGGCGGGAGACTGTGGGAAATTGGTTCAAAATTGAGAAGTATGGCAATAATTACAAGTTGGTGCATTGTCCAACAGTGTGTAAGTACTGCAAAGTAATCTGCAAAGATGTGGGAATATTTTACAAGAACGGAAAGAGGGTTCTTGCCTTGAATGATTCTCCATTCCCTGTTATGTTcaagaaagtttga